Proteins encoded together in one Mastomys coucha isolate ucsf_1 unplaced genomic scaffold, UCSF_Mcou_1 pScaffold16, whole genome shotgun sequence window:
- the Ddit4l gene encoding DNA damage-inducible transcript 4-like protein isoform X2: MVATGSLSSKNPASISELLDGGYHPGSLLSDFDYWDYVVPEPNLNEVVFEETTCQNLVKMLENCLSKSKQTKLGCSKVLVPEKLTQRIAQDVLRLSSTEPCGLRGCVMHVNLEIENENCPWTSLRDFFFSRGRFSSGLRRTLILSSGFRLVKKKLYSLIGTTVIEEC; encoded by the exons ATGGTTGCAACGGGCAGTTTGAGCAGTAAGAACCCGGCCAGCATTTCAGAGTTACTGGACGGTGGTTATCACCCTGGGAGTCTGCTAAGTG atttcGACTACTGGGATTATGTTGTCCCTGAACCCAACCTCAATGAGGTGGTATTTGAAGAGACAACGTGCCAGAATTTGGTTAAAATGCTGGAGAACTGTCTGTCTAAGTCAAAGCAAACCAAACTTGGTTGCTCTAAGGTCTTGGTCCCTGAGAAACTGACCCAGAGAATTGCTCAAGATGTCCTGCGGCTCTCATCCACGGAGCCCTGCGGCCTCCGGGGTTGTGTTATGCATGTGAACTTGGAAATTGAAAAT GAGAATTGCCCGTGGACCAGCCTCAGGGACTTCTTCTTCAGCAGAGGTCGCTTCTCGTCGGGCCTCAGACGAACCCTGATCCTCAGCTCAGGATTTCGACTTGTGAAGAAGAAACTGTACTCTCTGATTGGAACGACAGTCATTGAAGAGTGCtaa
- the Ddit4l gene encoding DNA damage-inducible transcript 4-like protein isoform X1, with the protein MVATGSLSSKNPASISELLDGGYHPGSLLSDFDYWDYVVPEPNLNEVVFEETTCQNLVKMLENCLSKSKQTKLGCSKVLVPEKLTQRIAQDVLRLSSTEPCGLRGCVMHVNLEIENVCKKLDRIVCDASVVPTFELTLVFKQENCPWTSLRDFFFSRGRFSSGLRRTLILSSGFRLVKKKLYSLIGTTVIEEC; encoded by the exons ATGGTTGCAACGGGCAGTTTGAGCAGTAAGAACCCGGCCAGCATTTCAGAGTTACTGGACGGTGGTTATCACCCTGGGAGTCTGCTAAGTG atttcGACTACTGGGATTATGTTGTCCCTGAACCCAACCTCAATGAGGTGGTATTTGAAGAGACAACGTGCCAGAATTTGGTTAAAATGCTGGAGAACTGTCTGTCTAAGTCAAAGCAAACCAAACTTGGTTGCTCTAAGGTCTTGGTCCCTGAGAAACTGACCCAGAGAATTGCTCAAGATGTCCTGCGGCTCTCATCCACGGAGCCCTGCGGCCTCCGGGGTTGTGTTATGCATGTGAACTTGGAAATTGAAAATGTATGTAAAAAGCTGGATAGGATTGTGTGCGATGCTAGCGTGGTGCCGACCTTTGAGCTCACGCTTGTGTTTAAGCAGGAGAATTGCCCGTGGACCAGCCTCAGGGACTTCTTCTTCAGCAGAGGTCGCTTCTCGTCGGGCCTCAGACGAACCCTGATCCTCAGCTCAGGATTTCGACTTGTGAAGAAGAAACTGTACTCTCTGATTGGAACGACAGTCATTGAAGAGTGCtaa